CATTCTTTAATTTCAATCCTGATCTCACTATGTATCAGCCCCTCTTCCTAACTTCTCACCGTAAACCCCTTACTCCTTAAATAATCAACCGCCAGTCTCAAAAGCTCTCCGTTTCCTACTGTCTCATCCAGTGTGTCCTGCCACACATGAGGCTTGTGATCTGTTTCGATGCCGCCATGGAGTCCTTCATTCGCCCACTTCGCCACTTGATACCCGCTTGCATTCCTGTAACTATCCAGTGAATCCGTATCAATCAATACCACTGCCCTGACACCGCCTTTATATGGCTGCGCATCTATTTTCACCGCTGAATAGAGAAAGTTTTTTGTCCTGCGGTAACTGGCCGGATCATACCCTGCATAATAATCCTGTAAGAAATAATTCAATGTCTCATATACCCGCTCTGCCAATTGATCCGTCATCTTTAATAACACCGGCTGCATTGCTTTCTGTAATTCCTTCATGTTCCTGATATGTACTGCCATAACTTTTATTCCTCCCCATCCTCTGTCTCTTCCGCATCTTCCAGCAGGTATCCGCTCTTTTTCAATATGTTTATCTGCTGTCTACTGAATAGTAATTTTTCAAGTCCATAAACGCCCTGTTCCATATTTTCTGTCAGCGTCTGATTCATAATGCTTCCGAATGCGTCACTCCGTGTCATCTTCAGCTTTGTATACGGCGGGTTTCCTCCTGCTTTGTTGCATACAGGCAGGTTATAATTCCCTTCCGGCACTCATCCATGTACATCTGTAGGATGTCTGTAACAACCTGTCTGGTGACAATCTTTTCGTTGTAAATGTTATCGCTCCTGTCACAGATGCGCTTTGCCATCTGAAACGCTGTCACTGCTTTTTTCTTTGCCATTGTTTCGATTCCTCCTTTTTTCTTCATGTAGTATTGCCTGTGATTATTTGTCAATAAAATACTTCTTTTAAGTCAGCGGCTACTAAACTGATATTTCTTCTATCACATCTGTAGAATACCCCTGTAACGCTCTGTGAAGCGCATATAGACAGTTTGGAAGTAATTGTAGATTTTTTTCTGAATTGAACCATTAAAATAAGCCCACGATCAATCACATTTCTGTTATTGATCATGGACTTATTCAGATGTCCAATATAATATTTAATTGTTACGATGTACAGAACTTTTCCTTCCTGCTGAAATCAAACACACATTCTGATTACTTATTTGATTACCTGTGTTCTGTAAATGCCTGAAAATCAAGGCTTTTTTAGAGCACGAGACGGGATTTGAACTCCAGAGTGCCCTGAAAACCCAATAAGATCAAGGAGAAAAACACCCTGTCTAACATTGTCTAACAACTGTCTAAAATAGACTTTATCCTCTAAAGCATATATGATTGAACGCTGCATTCTTCTATGCTACAATCAACTTGTACGATCGAAAAGAAAGCAGGATGCGGCTTTCCGATGGGTGCCTTCTAGTCTTTATGAAAGAGGGTGGTGCTTATGAACACAATGGAAGTTCTCACATTGTTGTTACTTATATTTACAGCACTGTCTTACATAGACAACTGCAAAAAGAAATAAGCATCCCAACCGCCCAAGTGATGCTTATTTCTTTATTTAAGTATCAAAACTGAGGGCACATCGGAACTCGTGTCCGATCGCCTTTCCAAGTAGATTATACATGACGGCCGCCTGTTTTGCAAGCGGCTCTTTTGACAGCTAATCATTTTCAAAGATCATAATGCCGATGAGTCTGTCCATCCCTTTACCGTCAGGCACCTGCAAAGCAGGTGAGGATTGACTGACGCAGGGAAAAGATTCCAAAAACCCCGATCATAGAAACGGAGGAGATTCAGTCACACTTGCTGAATCCCCTCTTGATGATACCTTGCGTGAAAAATTAATATATAAGAATTACTGTTTTAACCGGATGGCGAAATCTGAAACAGAATCATCTTTAGAAGAAGCACTGGCACGCTAAAAATTCCTATAAAAAGTGTAACCAAGCAGATTTCAGGGTAAAACAAACGGAAATGCTGATAAACTCAACATTTCCGCGATCTTAACCAGAGCACGAGACGGGATTCGAACCCGCGACCCTCGCCTTGGCAAGGCGATACTCCACCACTGAGCCACTCGTGCATATATCCTGTCACCCAACGGACAATACATATTATATGATACGCTCCTTCTTTTGTCAATCTATTTTTTTATTTTTCTGCACACTCCTGCCCCTTTATTCATCCACACCATTGCGGTATTTTACCCGGTAGATCGTCTCCAATGACTCTCTCACTCTGTTTTCCAGTTCTTCATTTCCCTGGATGGCCGCAAGCATTCCCTCATATGCGATCTGCACTCCCTCCTGCACATAGAGAAGATCCGCACCGTTTTCCCACGCTTCCAAACAGGCCTCTGCAAGCGCTTCCTCATCCCCGCTGATCTGTGCCGTTGCCAGCCCGTCTTCCTGTGCATCTCCCAGAAGAGAAGGCAGAGTGACAGTGCGAAAGACTGCGGCCCCGTCTCCCTGATCCGCAAATTCCATATTGATACCATAATTGGACAAGTCCTCTGTCAGAACTTCTGTCTGGTCATCCAATATAAAAAATAAAGGATACTTGCTCTTTGGAATCGTAGACGTGATCATATCCGTGAACTGCTCTGCAGACTGTACGTTCGATGCGGCGTACACCAGTCCGCCCACCGGATATTGTGCAAGCGCCGTCTCCGTTCCCTCTCCCGCCTTCGTCGCTAGGTCTGTTCCCGTCAGCGCTTCAGGAGTCGTCAAAAACAATCCCGCTACCTGATCTTCCAGAGACATCTCCGCGATACTCGCATCTATCATATCCGTCACCAGATCATCCTGTGTATATTCTTCCACCGGTTCTTCCGTCTCCACGGCCTCCGTCTCTTCCCCGGTCTCCTGCATGGCCGCCATCGCCGCCTCAAATTCTTTTTCCTGCTGCCTGTCTGCAATCCACCTTGTTACGGCCCTGCCTGCAAAAAATATGCCTGCCGCCCCGCACAATACGAGTAAGCCCAGCGCCACATAGGCGAGCGTCTGATTGCGCACTCTCCTCTGTCTCCTTCTCTCCCTGTCGGATAATTCCGGTGTCTTCTTTTTCTTTGCCATTCGTTTTCCTCTCATCGGACCCGGTTGTCAGAAGCCTGCTGCCATACCGAATCCCAAATCGTATTCGTAAAATAAACTACTACTGCGGCGCTTTCCAGTCTTTCCCTGTACTGCGCTCCGGCAGAATGATCTGCTGATGCGGATAAATCAGATCCGGATCAGAAATCTCATTGAGCTGTTCCATGGCCCTCACAGAATCGGGTAGATTCCCCGGCATGTACTTCCGGGAAATCTTTGTCAGTGTATCTCCCTCTTTGATCGTATAAGTATAAGGCTCTGTCCGCAATGTCTGCATCATCGCAGACAGTACATGCGCACACTCTTCCTTCTCCAGGGCTTCTTTCCTGATCCGCGAAGCCATATACCATCCTCCGCTGTCCTCCGGCATAATCGGAATAGCCAATGTCAGTTCATAATCTGCCGTATATCCATGCCAGACCAGATAATCATACCAATAATTTTCCGCCGGCTGGCAGACCCACTTCACATCCTCATCCGCGCCCGGTGGCAACAGAAATCCTGCTCCCTGACGTTCGACAAACTCTCGCACTGCCTGTTCATCGGAAAAGTCCTCTCCCGGCATCTGATCAATCCATACCACTCCTTTGTCAGTGGCAGCCTCCTCCAGCAGCCTCCAGATGCCTCTCCCGTCCGGATACATACTGTAATCCGCATCGTCAAGAAAGGCAAAGTCTCCGGCTTTGACTGTTTTATGTATATCCAGCCAGCCGACAGTGACGATCTCTCCGTTCTCCACTGTCGTCGACAGTCTGTAGCTGAGCTCCCACCAGCTTACGTCATCCATTTCCCTGTCGGTATGCCCGCCGTCAATAAAGCTGAGCGTCCACATTCTCTGCTCCGGCTCGATCTCCGGATACTGTTTCAGATAGACCTCCAAAAATTCCTGAAGATACCCTTCTTTGATCAACTGCCTTGTCTGCTCCATACCTTCATTGAACGCCGCCTCATAACACCGGGAAGTAACGTCTCTGTCGTGCCATTCCTCTTTCGCTTCCCATTCCCCATCGGCAAAAAGCTCTGTGGTAAAGACAGGATAGCCAAAAGCCCTTGTACCCTCTCCGGCCACGGAAAACCACACATTATTCAGGTGCATCGTATGGACCGTTTCCCGCAGAATGCTGCCGTCCTCCTGCCGCAGATACTGCTCCTGCAAAAGAGAATCATAGATCGAAACGCCAGACTGCTGCTGCGCTTCTTCTCCCCACTTCTTTTTCCACGTCTCCCGGCCATCGTCTTCCACAGTGATCGGTGCAAAATGCAGTTCCTCTGTCTCTGCCGTTTCAGCCTCTGAAAACACCGAGTCAAACAGTTCCGCATTTTCTGAAATGACACTGGGAACCGCCGCCAGCCACAAGATGCCGATCACCAAAAACAGAGCCGCGATCATCGTCCCTCTTTTGCTCATACTTTTATCCCCTCAATATTAACCCCTCTGACGATCCTGCAGACAGATACCGTCTGTCAATCTAAGTATACAATAAAAGAAGGTATGCTTTCAATCAAAACACACCTTCTTTTAGTACTCGCTATCCAATGGATTGTACCTCCCTATTCTGTTCCACCCGTCTCTTTCCAATATTATCTTTTGTACTTTTGTACGGCCGTGAGGTTCTTATGTAACTGTACCGGACTTTTTCTTTCTGTACTCCTGACGAATGATCCTTTTCTTAAGTGCTTCTGCTTTCGTCTTATGTTTCTTTACTTACGTTTTCGGTGGTCCGTACCTCCTTTTCATTAGATTTTATCTATGTGAATGTTTCTCTTTTGTATGACTTAATTATAGCACGTAATATTTATTTGTCAACATATTTTTATAAAAAATAATAAGTTTTTACAATTTTTTCTTGTTTTACCAGATTTATGTAATTTTTCGACATATTTCGACATATATCCTGTCTTTTCGATGATATAGGCAGAATAAAAGAGCAATTCCGAACCAGGCTGTCCGGTAATTGCCCTTCTGTACTTAACACAAAGTCAAACACGCTTGTCAGTGAAGCTGCAGCGAATGTGTGATCAGGTATCTGTCCTGTTGCAGTTTCTCAATTTTCAAATCAAGTTTACACGATTTTGCGCCGATACTCCGCATAGCTTCTATCATATATTCCTGCTTGTACTGTTCCGAATCATATGCCTCTTCCCATTCCGCATACAGTTCTTCCCCCTCCAGCACCTTGCTGAACTCATAATTGCCGTATCCTCTGCGCAATATTTCACCATAGCACTCGTCATAATATTGCGACATACTGTGCAGGATAGCCTCATCCGGGAATCCTGCATCCGCACTGCTGCGCAGCCCTTCTTCTCCGGTACTCACACCGGCAGTCCGATATTTTTTTCCGTTGCAGGGAGGCAGATTGACAGACTTTTCCTGTCTGACATGCGTGTCAGCATAGTCGCCATCCGTCTTATTAAAGTAATCATAAGTGCCATCTCCTGTGTCATCCCAGGTGACATCTACGTTATAATATCCGTCATCCAGCTTTATAATGTTCCAGGCATGATTCTCACCCGCATATCCGACACAGTAATAACACGGAATCCCCAGTTGCTGCATCAGATATTGAAATGCTCTGGCATAGCCCGCACATACTGTCCTGCCGTTTACAAGCGCGCTGTATGCGCTCTGATTGATTTCCGAGCTCGTCACATATTCGATGCTTTTCATCAGCGCGTCATGGACATACCGCTCTTTATCATAATCGCTCGCAAAGCTCTCCGCACCGGAAAGGATCTCCGCCGCTGAAGCCTCAAAGGCCGAGTTCTCCGCCGCCAGATTTTTTGCCGTGCGGTTAAACTGCAGATCAATCTCCACACATTGTCCGTTGGCCCTGCGCTTGCAGGCGTAGGCCGTATCGACCCAGAAAAGCTCCGGATGATCATAATAGACGGCGGATATAATATCGCGGAGCTGCTGCGCCGTAACTGGCTCCACCGGGGCGAAAGACGGATTGAGCACATTCGCATTGGCATAGATCTGTCTGTAAATATGCTGTCCCTTTTCATCGAGCATCGCATAATAGGGATAAAACAGCGGATCAAAAGTGATACCGTCGCCGGTCTCTCCCACATCGAGACTCTCCGAAAGTTCCTCCGCCTCGGTGTCTTCAACCTCACTGTCGCTGCCTTCGATCTCCTGATAACCGTTTCTGCCTGCCACTTCTTCGGGCACGGTGATCTCCGACTCTGCCGGCGGTATGTAAACGACAGCTTCTTCCCCGGCTTCCTGTGTGGAAACGACAGTCTGCGGACTGTCTCCGTCCACACCCTCTCCTGCAACTGATGAGGTCCGCCGCGGCGCATTATCGTCACTGACATCGGAATTCTCCGCTTCCGCTGTCTGTGCATTCTCCTCTGCAGCCCCGGGCGGGCCGCCTCCGGCATCTGCCAGATCCCCTTCCAGTCTGTCAGGATACAGCCAGGATGCAATCATGTCGGTCACTTCCGGCTTCCATGCGCATAAGATCAGAAGCCCCATGAAGAGCATCGCCAAACATAATATCAACTGCAAAAATCGTCTGATCCACTTCATCCTTCGTCTCCTCCCGTTATGCTCATAGTATAGACTGCAAGAAGGGAACGAACTAGATCAGCTCCATTCCCTTTTCCCCTACAATGATCCGCATCAGTTTCCTGCCAAGAAAAGGTTTCAGCGCTTCCTGTCTGGCCTGTTCGTCCTCCGTCCGGCAGCAGCCGTCTGTGATTAGTACGATCAGCTTGGATCTGGCATGATAAAACTTCAGATATTGATACAAGATCTCTATTCTCTTTGCCGTCTGTCTCTCTGTCTTCTCCGTTTTTTCCGAAACCTGAGGCGTGTCATACTCATAAAATCCAGCACACATAACTGCCAGCATCGGTCTCACCTGATTTTCGATCCGCTCATCGTCCCACCAGTCCGTCACATTCAGACGGACATTGCGGAATAATTCGCTGCCACGCTTCAAAGCGCCAAGGAGCGCAGGGACATATTGACGCAGTTCCTGCGCACATATATTGTGATCGAGCACAACTGTCATCTCCAGCACAGGTGCAGAAGGGTTCAGATTCCCCCGTCTGCGGAGGATGCGCTCGGCCTTTTCATGAAACTGATGTAGAAAAACAGGTGAGATAATCATCGCTATACACTCTCTATCACGACCCCATGTGCAATGCCGGGAACTGTCTTTCCCTCGTTAAAACTCGTCTTGCTCAGCAGGGCGCCGGTAGGGATAAACAATACCCGCTTCCACTTCTTTTCCTCGATCTGCTTTAAAATAAAGGAAGAGAGCGTAACGGCCGCACAGCCGCATCCGGAACCGCCCGCATGTGTATCCTGCGTCTGGGGATCATAAATCTGCATACCACAGTCCATATGCGTATCAGATATATCATACCCCTTTTCTGCCACCAGGTCAATGAGCGCCCGCTGTCCGATCGACCCCAGATCACCGGTAATGATTTTATCATAGTCCGAAGGCTGTCGTCCGAAGTCAATAAAATTCTGGTAGATCACATTGCAGGCCGCAGGCGCCATACAACACCCCATGTTCATGGAGTCTTTCAGCCCGTAGTCGACAATCTTACCTGTCGTGATGCCTGTGATCGCGGCCCGCACATGTTTTCCCGGCTCTCTGCCCAGTACAAAGGCGCCGCTTCCCGTCACAGTCCATGTTGCCGACAGCGGCCTCTGACTGCCATACTCAAGCGGGTTGCGGAATTCTTTTTCCGCACTCGCAAAATGACTGGAAGTGACACAGATGACATTTTGCGCAAATCCTCCGTCAATCGCCATAGAACCAAGGCTCAGCGACTCTCCGCAGGTGGAGCAGGCACCATACAGCCCGAACAGAGGTATCTCGTATGTCATAATTCCAAACGAAGTGGCTATTGATTGACCAAGCAAGTCACCCGCAAAGAGATACTGAATTTCTTTGCTGTCCAGCTCCGCCTTGCCCATTGCCAGATAGACCGCGTCCTTTTGCAGGCTGCTCTCCGCTTCTTCCCATGTATTACACCCAAACAGATCGTCCTCGCCGATCATATCGATCAGCTCCGCCAGCGGTCCTTCGCCCTCTTTCTTGCCCGCGATCGACGCGCTGGCATTGATATAGACCGGGCGCTCATAGGCCACGCTCTGCTTTCCTCTTCTCTTTCCCTTCTGTTTTCCGCTTTGCTGTGCTGCCATCATCCCATCCCTTTCCCAAAATAACGCTCTCGTTCCTCATATGCTGCGATATTTTTTTATGATAGGATTTCCTGTCAGAGAAAGGATTATGCGTTTGATTTCAATGTGACGACTCCCTTTTCCAGCATCATCACCGGATAATAGGACAGCTTCGCCTTGCGCAGTCCTTCTGCACCGGTGTCCTCCTCCCGGTTGATATATCGGTAGGCAGCCCCTTCATGCTCCACGAACTGTTGGTTGATCATCGGGTACGCCCCCTGAATATCCGCGTATGCCTTTTCAATATGGACGATAAACGTATCCTCATTGCCCGGCTCGCCAAGTGTAAAGGCGATGACTCTGCCCTCCGCACGAATCAGGCCGCCTTTTAAGGAAAGCTCCTCCCGCATTTTCAGCGCATTTAAAGTCACACAGAATTCTGCCTGTTTCGCTTCATCTTCATCACAGCCGTTGAGAACACGCCACTGCTGCGCCATCTCCAGACATTCCGGCGTGTTCTCATCGGTAATGCTCTCATAACTCCAGTCAGGGTGCAGCTCCTTAAATTTATTGATATGATTCCGTTTGCCGTGCAGCTTCTTGCCTGACAGCGTGATCAGTTTCTCCGACTCATAGACGTAATCGGCCTGGTCTCTGTTATACTCTACCTGAAATCTGCCCGGATAGAGTCCGTCCAGCCGCTCGAACTGCGCCGGAGACACAAGGTGCATTTTAAATGTCCGGCCTTTTTCCTCAAAATAAGCCATCAACAGGTCGAGCGTCCGTTTCAGATCGCCTTCTCCGATCGGGAAACTGACGGAAAAATATTCTTCTTCATCGGATAAAAATACAAGCATCTCCTCAATGACCGCGTACCGTGTTCTATAATGAGGCGCCCACAGGAAATTGTTGGCAAACGTTGCCTCACAGTTCCCTGATCCTTCCCTTATATAATATCCCTGTATGAGTTCCTTGTCGGAAAGCTCGATCTTCTTCCAGTTAAACTCCATAATATCCTCTCTTTTTCTTTCTTTTGTATCTCATTCCCTGATCCGGATGAGCAGCATATTTTTTTATTCTCCGAATCTGATCTCTCAATTCTTATCACTTGTCAATTCTTATCGGAATTTTCTGAGTTCCTGCTACTTTTTCATCTTCGGGTTAAAGACAAGGCTGGCCAGGTAGGAAAAGATCAGGGCGGCGCTCGTTCCTACCGCGCCAGCCTTGAATCCGCCCATAAACAGCCCGAGAAGTCCCTCTTTGTCTACCGCCTCCCTGACCCCTTTCATCAGCGTATTGCCAAAACCAAGCAGAGGCACGCTGGCGCCGGCGCCGGCATATTCCTGGAATGGCTCATACCAGCCCAGAAAACTGATTGCCGCTCCGAGGCAGACAAGCGTCACCATAATCCTGCCCGGCATCATTTTTGTCTTTTCCATTAAAATCTGTACGAGCGCACAGATCAGTCCGCCCACCCAGAACGCATTTACATAGTCCATCCGTTTTCTCCTTCTGTTTTCAAAATAAAATCCACCAATTTGTTATTTAGTATTACTACGATCATAAAAAATTATGTGAATCGCAATTTTGAAAAAGAAAGAGTCTATGCTTTTGAATCTGACGGCTTCCTTTCTGGCAGCTGTGCCATTATGATGGCGATAAAGACCAGGACACAGCCGCCGATTTCTCTCGGTGAAAGTGCCTGTCCCAGCAAGGCCCAGCCTGCAATCAGCGAAATCACTGATTCCAGACTCAGAATCAGCGAGGCGACCGTGGGATCCATCCCTTTCTGTCCGATGATCTGCAGTGTGTAGGCCACACCGCACGATAAGATACCCGCATACAGGATCGGCATCCATCCACTGCATATCGCCTCAAAAGAGGGCGTCTCCAGCAAAGTCATGCCGATCCCGCAAATAACACTGCTCGTATAAAATTGAATGCACGACAATGCCACACCATCTGCTTTCGGCGAGAAATAATCGATCACCAAAATATGTACGGAAAACACAAGCGCACACAGAAATACAAAAAAATCACCGGTATTTACCGAGAATGATTCCTTTATACAGAGCAGATACATACCGGCTATCGCCAGCGCTACACTGACCCAAATGAGCTTTCGCACCGACTTGCGAAAAAAAAGACCAAGGATCGGCACGATAATAATATACAGAGCTGTAATAAACCCTGCCTTGGCGACCGTCGTGCGCTGGATTCCCATCTGCTGCAGCAGGCTCGCCGAACTGAGCGCTATCCCGCAGCAGATACCGCCGATCAGCGTAACCCGGTATCTGGCCGCTCTCTCCGCCTTTGTCTCTCCCTTATATTTCCCTGCGGACCTCAACATAAGGAAAGGCAGAAGCACCGTTCCGCCCAAAAGAAACCGGACCGCATTAAACGTAAAGGGCCCGACATAATCCATTCCCACACTCTGCGCCACAAATGCCACGCCCCAGATAGAGGCAGTGAGCAACAGCAACAGAGAATTTTTCATTGTACCTTTTTTCATCTGTCTTCCCCGGCCGGTTTAACCGAGCCAGGCAATCACCTCCACCTCACAGAGTACCTGCTTCGGAAGCTCTTTCACGGCGACACAGCTTCTCGCCGGCTTCTCCGTAAAATAAGTCTCGTAGACACGGTTGAATGCAGTAAAATCAGCCATATCCGCCAGAAAACAAGTCGTCTTGACGACCTTGGTAAAATCTGCGCCTGCCTCGGCAAGAATCGCTCCCACATTTCTGATCGCCTGCTGCGCCTGTTCCTCGATCGTTGTGCCAGAGATCTCTCCCGTGGCGGGATCGATCGGAATCTGTCCTGATGCAAACAGAAACTCTCCCGCAATCATCCCCTGCGAATATGGTCCGATCGCTGCCGGCGCCTTCTCTGTACTGATTTTTTTCATGATTATTCCTCCTCAAATGCTACCTTGACATAAAATCCCCGTTCTGTCTCTTCTATCTTCATCACTGTCCCCGCTCTGGTGGACAGTCTCTCCCGAAAGGGAAAATTTCCTGACATCGCAAGCGAGGGGTCAATCGTGTAGTAATAACTGCCGGGCAGCACCCCTTCCGTCACCTTCACTATATCTCCCTCCTGCAGCACCCCCTGCCGCTCCATTTTAAATTCCATTTCCCGCATCGTCTACAACAATCCCTTCGGTCCTGCATGTATACAGCCGCCTGTCTTTCTTCCGTGACTACCATTATAACCCGTTTCCCGCATCAGGGCAAATGGTTTCTGCTTTTTACTCTTACCCCATTGGATCAGAGAGTCAGAATTTAAAATCCTTTTTCCTTCAACCCGTGCACAAGCTGTACATAAAACTCCCGCACGTCAAAGCCCTCAATATTTTCCCTGTTTAGATCGATCATATCCCCGTGGGAAATGCCGCGATTTCCACAGCAGTCAAGAAGCTGATACGAGGAACCCCATGGAAAGGATGCCTCTCCAACCAGACCATCATTGCCACCATCGAAATATTTCACCATATGATAGGAAAAATTCAGAGGGAACCTGCCGCTGACTGCTTTTGTCATCCTGGAGCCAACGCTCTGATAATAGACGCCGGGCATGTCCCTGACCTGATCGTTTCTCACCTGACAGGCCTGCGCTGTCAGATCATAGACAGCCGCCATAAAGTCCGGCTTTTCCTCGCCCAGTTTCCTCAACGCGGCATTGTACATATCGGCGGCCATCTGCTGCTGCCGGTGCGGAATCTTCGTCAGCAGATAATCCGCAAACTCGCAGCCTCGGTGAGGTGTGCTCACCGTAGTCAGAGATGCCACCTGATCCGCAACC
The sequence above is a segment of the Lachnospiraceae bacterium JLR.KK008 genome. Coding sequences within it:
- a CDS encoding LysM domain-containing protein, with protein sequence MSKRGTMIAALFLVIGILWLAAVPSVISENAELFDSVFSEAETAETEELHFAPITVEDDGRETWKKKWGEEAQQQSGVSIYDSLLQEQYLRQEDGSILRETVHTMHLNNVWFSVAGEGTRAFGYPVFTTELFADGEWEAKEEWHDRDVTSRCYEAAFNEGMEQTRQLIKEGYLQEFLEVYLKQYPEIEPEQRMWTLSFIDGGHTDREMDDVSWWELSYRLSTTVENGEIVTVGWLDIHKTVKAGDFAFLDDADYSMYPDGRGIWRLLEEAATDKGVVWIDQMPGEDFSDEQAVREFVERQGAGFLLPPGADEDVKWVCQPAENYWYDYLVWHGYTADYELTLAIPIMPEDSGGWYMASRIRKEALEKEECAHVLSAMMQTLRTEPYTYTIKEGDTLTKISRKYMPGNLPDSVRAMEQLNEISDPDLIYPHQQIILPERSTGKDWKAPQ
- a CDS encoding transglutaminase domain-containing protein; this encodes MKWIRRFLQLILCLAMLFMGLLILCAWKPEVTDMIASWLYPDRLEGDLADAGGGPPGAAEENAQTAEAENSDVSDDNAPRRTSSVAGEGVDGDSPQTVVSTQEAGEEAVVYIPPAESEITVPEEVAGRNGYQEIEGSDSEVEDTEAEELSESLDVGETGDGITFDPLFYPYYAMLDEKGQHIYRQIYANANVLNPSFAPVEPVTAQQLRDIISAVYYDHPELFWVDTAYACKRRANGQCVEIDLQFNRTAKNLAAENSAFEASAAEILSGAESFASDYDKERYVHDALMKSIEYVTSSEINQSAYSALVNGRTVCAGYARAFQYLMQQLGIPCYYCVGYAGENHAWNIIKLDDGYYNVDVTWDDTGDGTYDYFNKTDGDYADTHVRQEKSVNLPPCNGKKYRTAGVSTGEEGLRSSADAGFPDEAILHSMSQYYDECYGEILRRGYGNYEFSKVLEGEELYAEWEEAYDSEQYKQEYMIEAMRSIGAKSCKLDLKIEKLQQDRYLITHSLQLH
- a CDS encoding stage V sporulation protein AD, with protein sequence MMAAQQSGKQKGKRRGKQSVAYERPVYINASASIAGKKEGEGPLAELIDMIGEDDLFGCNTWEEAESSLQKDAVYLAMGKAELDSKEIQYLFAGDLLGQSIATSFGIMTYEIPLFGLYGACSTCGESLSLGSMAIDGGFAQNVICVTSSHFASAEKEFRNPLEYGSQRPLSATWTVTGSGAFVLGREPGKHVRAAITGITTGKIVDYGLKDSMNMGCCMAPAACNVIYQNFIDFGRQPSDYDKIITGDLGSIGQRALIDLVAEKGYDISDTHMDCGMQIYDPQTQDTHAGGSGCGCAAVTLSSFILKQIEEKKWKRVLFIPTGALLSKTSFNEGKTVPGIAHGVVIESV
- a CDS encoding phosphatidylglycerol lysyltransferase domain-containing protein; the encoded protein is MMEFNWKKIELSDKELIQGYYIREGSGNCEATFANNFLWAPHYRTRYAVIEEMLVFLSDEEEYFSVSFPIGEGDLKRTLDLLMAYFEEKGRTFKMHLVSPAQFERLDGLYPGRFQVEYNRDQADYVYESEKLITLSGKKLHGKRNHINKFKELHPDWSYESITDENTPECLEMAQQWRVLNGCDEDEAKQAEFCVTLNALKMREELSLKGGLIRAEGRVIAFTLGEPGNEDTFIVHIEKAYADIQGAYPMINQQFVEHEGAAYRYINREEDTGAEGLRKAKLSYYPVMMLEKGVVTLKSNA
- a CDS encoding SpoVA/SpoVAEb family sporulation membrane protein, coding for MDYVNAFWVGGLICALVQILMEKTKMMPGRIMVTLVCLGAAISFLGWYEPFQEYAGAGASVPLLGFGNTLMKGVREAVDKEGLLGLFMGGFKAGAVGTSAALIFSYLASLVFNPKMKK
- a CDS encoding DMT family transporter, whose protein sequence is MKKGTMKNSLLLLLTASIWGVAFVAQSVGMDYVGPFTFNAVRFLLGGTVLLPFLMLRSAGKYKGETKAERAARYRVTLIGGICCGIALSSASLLQQMGIQRTTVAKAGFITALYIIIVPILGLFFRKSVRKLIWVSVALAIAGMYLLCIKESFSVNTGDFFVFLCALVFSVHILVIDYFSPKADGVALSCIQFYTSSVICGIGMTLLETPSFEAICSGWMPILYAGILSCGVAYTLQIIGQKGMDPTVASLILSLESVISLIAGWALLGQALSPREIGGCVLVFIAIIMAQLPERKPSDSKA
- a CDS encoding RidA family protein, which gives rise to MKKISTEKAPAAIGPYSQGMIAGEFLFASGQIPIDPATGEISGTTIEEQAQQAIRNVGAILAEAGADFTKVVKTTCFLADMADFTAFNRVYETYFTEKPARSCVAVKELPKQVLCEVEVIAWLG